The following are encoded in a window of Harmonia axyridis chromosome 7, icHarAxyr1.1, whole genome shotgun sequence genomic DNA:
- the LOC123684924 gene encoding uncharacterized protein LOC123684924: MWFLNLLILLLIKVNNGQRNVPGKITGIPSSPHEVLMQEFKPKIEALKIILTKEVENMDRQIRLAQNLVQDNIITSRSIASQKIKELKSAIAAAKEEAKYASPEVKLCVSMQEHESPKSFVVPTFNCFSNNAELLAVKTKIGKLQTITSQLLSNCQQLHMDDSDKDVNLLRKCLTEKSDDTYRHISRFRDEYDAAFGNVIKKSLQCFIQGNFETFKGIGGVMSNLRNCKNFNNYRLQKLP; this comes from the exons ATGTGGTTCCTTAATTTGTTGATTCTTTTGTTAATCAAAGTGAACAATGGACAAAGAAATGTTCCGGGTAAAATCACA GGAATTCCATCATCACCGCATGAAGTCTTGATGCAGGAATTCAAACCAAAAATTGAGGCCCTCAAAATCATCTTGACGAAGGAAGTTGAGAATATGGATAGGCAGATTAGACTAGCTCAGAACCTAGTCCAAGACAACATCATCACTTCAAGAAGCATCGCATCCCAGAAAATCAAGGAGTTGAAATCAGCTATTGCAGCAGCCAAAGAGGAAGCAAAATATGCCAGTCCAGAGGTCAAATTGTGCGTCAGCATGCAAGAACATGAATCTCCAAAGAGCTTTGTCGTTCCAACATTCAACTGTTTTTCAAATAACGCTGAATTGTTGGCCGTCAAAActaaaattggaaaattgcaAACCATCACGAGTCAACTGTTATCCAACTGTCAACAATTGCATATGGATGACTCTGATAAAGACGTCAACTTACTCAGAAAATGTTTGACAGAAAAAAGCGATGATACCTACAGACATATTTCGAGGTTCAGAGACGAGTACGATGCAGCTTTTGGAAATGTTATAAAGAAATCTTTGCAATGTTTTATTCAAGGAAACTTTGAAACTTTCAAGGGTATTGGAGGTGTTATGAGCAACCTgagaaattgtaaaaatttcaataattatagaCTTCAGAAGCTACCctga
- the LOC123684926 gene encoding uncharacterized protein LOC123684926 translates to MKLLSGIFISAVFIGITQGHIIGILRDFSPIIADISGSIDNLLRDTGGLIGHTFSSIDSAIESAEDSISQLSKSIEQILVGCPDDQHSQQCAEELRAVSQGVNNTIVKICVDETRIRNTLSAKLVEISKLRTQCESTFTQCLKTPPVDQCIQTGINSVKTGIQEKEVTLKQDVETIKTQVSQCVNTRAEKVCGTLQNAVDDYKRCIGEEDD, encoded by the exons ATGAAGTTGCTTTCAGGAATATTCATTTCCGCTGTTTTTATTGGG ATCACACAAGGACATATCATAGGAATACTCAGAGATTTCTCCCCAATAATCGCAGACATATCAGGCTCAATTGACAACCTCTTGAGAGACACTGGAGGACTCATTGGCCACACATTCTCATCAATAGATTCTGCAATTGAGAGCGCTGAAGATTCCATTTCACAACTCAGCAAAAGCATCGAGCAAATCCTGGTAGGTTGCCCAGACGATCAACATAGTCAACAATGCGCTGAAGAGCTAAGAGCAGTATCTCAAGGCGTCAACAATACCATCGTCAAAATCTGCGTTGATGAAACCAGAATCAGAAATACCTTGTCTGCGAAATTGGTCGAAATATCCAAATTGAGAACTCAGTGCGAGAGCACGTTTACGCAATGTTTGAAGACACCCCCTGTAGATCAATGCATCCAAACTGGAATCAACTCTGTGAAAACAGGTATACAGGAGAAAGAAGTAACACTTAAGCAGGATGTGGAAACTATCAAAACTCAAGTCAGCCAATGTGTTAACACCAGAGCAGAAAAAGTATGTGGTACACTTCAAAATGCAGTCGATGATTACAAAAGATGCATTGGTGAAGAAGATGACTGA
- the LOC123684923 gene encoding uncharacterized protein LOC123684923 has product MFKFITIFLIFVALSKVGAFERNPVISNQNESSTGLSEPRIFIIAKMTKEVLKLKLYALKAALEEAANINEYKKEIRSIVKVSLQNINDQLQELDGQIKNATNQAKSEGVNIRSCLRREKLSKWSKIRSGRLLQCKKTFSFDVLKLKLAELSYVKVKAAAIIPSCLVLHPISNKKLKTCIQTKIDSTYSTANLIKSNIDEDASKIYDKANNCIEDNLGNLDLDIETISDEFGECVKNKLKEN; this is encoded by the exons ATGTTCAAGTTTATCACTATATTCCTCATATTTGTTGCACTCTCGAAA GTGGGCGCTTTCGAGAGAAATCCAGTaatatcaaatcaaaatgaatcttctACAGGACTATCAGAACCAAGAATCTTCATTATAGCAAAAATGACCAAGGAGGTTCTGAAGTTGAAATTATACGCCTTAAAAGCGGCATTAGAGGAAGCAGCTAATATAAACGAATACAAGAAAGAAATCAGATCTATAGTGAAAGTGTCCCTCCAGAATATCAATGATCAACTTCAAGAACTAGATGGCCAAATCAAAAACGCCACTAATCAAGCTAAATCAGAAGGAGTTAACATAAGAAGCTGCTTAAGGAGAGAAAAACTGAGTAAATGGTCCAAAATACGTTCAGGACGTCTCCTTCAATGCaaaaaaaccttctcttttgACGTTCTAAAGTTGAAACTGGCTGAACTGTCATATGTCAAAGTTAAGGCAGCTGCCATAATACCCTCCTGTTTAGTTCTTCATCCAATCAGTAACAAGAAATTGAAGACCTGTATTCAAACAAAGATTGATTCCACTTATTCGACAGCCAATCTTATCAAATCAAACATAGACGAGGATGCTAGTAAAATCTACGATAAAGCGAACAATTGTATCGAAGATAATTTGGGAAATCTCGATTTAGATATAGAAACAATCTCAGACGAGTTTGGCGAATGcgttaaaaataaattgaaggagaATTAA
- the LOC123684925 gene encoding uncharacterized protein LOC123684925, with translation MKNLSIIFLAIAFTQVVSAETLPELLEDFNSIIENRVSEVGQLIGLIGKEIGQTYGEIDKNIKESASNLKNAIDNIENLINVSISRAEELNQNVDDCVSAARSTVSTLTIDALQKCGLSNELINVQKLMPKISVIPRQLGTLIPKCMTGIQNAATLRTCLGQGLERIENDVNSLNSDARTLIENAVEAARSCIDSTKADIDNAISNITNTLNDCVNSELNG, from the exons atgaagaatctGTCGATAATTTTCCTGGCAATTGCCTTCACACAG GTTGTCTCTGCAGAAACGTTACCAGAACTACTTGAAGACTTCAATTCCATCATTGAAAACAGAGTTTCCGAAGTAGGACAACTCATTGGTCTCATCGGAAAAGAGATCGGCCAAACATATGGAGAAATTGATAAGAACATCAAAGAATCCGCCTCTAACCTTAAGAATGCAATTGACAACATAGAAAATTTGATAAACGTATCTATTTCAAGGGCTGAAGAACTGAACCAGAACGTTGATGACTGCGTTTCTGCTGCCAGATCCACAGTGTCCACTTTGACTATAGATGCTCTTCAGAAGTGTGGTTTGAGCAACGAGCTCATCAACGTTCAGAAACTCATGCCAAAAATCTCTGTGATACCTCGTCAACTTGGTACTTTGATACCCAAATGCATGACAGGTATTCAAAATGCTGCTACCTTGAGAACCTGTTTGGGTCAAGGATTAGAACGTATTGAAAATGATGTCAACTCATTGAACTCCGATGCTAGGACATTAATCGAAAATGCAGTAGAAGCAGCTAGATCATGCATAGACAGCACCAAAGCTGATATTGACAATGCCATATCTAACATCACTAATACTTTGAATGACTGTGTTAATAGTGAACTGAATGGATGA